TATTCATAGTGGGTACTACATGTGGCAATATATTGTTCACGAATTCTTCCATATTAAAGATCAACGCACTATTTTCCGAGGTTGGACATCACGTTACGGTAATGTGATATGGAGCTTACCGCTGCGCATTTATCTTGGCTGGTTCTGGGTTGACGAAGCCCTTGCTAAAATATATGGTGAAGGAACATGGGACAAAGTTAGCATAACAAACTTAAAACCTGTCTTTCAAGGGATTGGAAATGACTCTTGGCTAACTGCAACAACTTCAAAAATGCCATTTGATTGGTTACAAACTGCTGCAAATTCCGGAGCAAGTGAAGCTGCTGGGAAAGCTGCCGGTGAAGCTGCTCAAAACGTTACAACACCTATCCTGCATCATATGCCAGGTTGGTTCGAATGGATCATGAAACTAATTATGCCAAACCAAGGCATGGCTTTATTTATGCAAAAAGTTGTTCCTTTCATTGAGCTTGCCATTGGCCTTGCACTTATCGTTGGCCTTTTTACATGGTTAGCAAGCATTGGTAGCATTGGCTTCCTAGCAATGTTTACATTCAGTGCTATGCTTGGTTGGGATAAATTCTGGGCTTTACCTGCATCCATCGCGATGTTAAATGGTGCTGGACGTGCTTTCGGCTTTGATTATTGGGTTGTTCCTTGGTTCCAAAAACACCTTGGAAACTGGTGGTACGGCAAACCACGCTCGGTTTATCGAGATAGTGGAAAATAATTTTGGAAAAAAAGAAGGAGAGTCTGGGAGATAAATCAATTTATCTCTCATACTCTTCTTTTTAGAAATAAAACTTTAGAGGAGGAAAAAGATTTGAAGACTTATCTTAAAATGATTCGACCATTTGATGTGATCATCATTATTTGCTTAATCTTACTTTCTTTTTTACCTCTAGCCATTTTTTCTTATTCTAAAGCAAACGAAAAGCCCATTCAAGGAAAGCAAAAACTTATTGCGGTGATTTCAATTGACGGAAAAAAATATCGTACAGTTGAATTAACTGGACATAAAGGAAAAGAAAGCTTTACAATAAAACAAGACGATGGTGATTCTAATACAATTGAAGTAAATGATGAAGCGATTAAGATTAGTGCTGCCAATTGCACTGACCAAGTCTGTATTCGGATGGGCGCTATAAATAAACCCGCTGAAACGATTACTTGTTTACCACATAAGTTATTAATTGAAGTAAAAGCCATTGGAGATTCAGATAATAGCAACGATGATGTCATCATTCCTTCCTAATTATCTTTTTAGCCTGAAGGAGGACTCGATTTCTTGACAAAAAACAAGCGATTAATTTATATAGCCCTTTTGGCTGCTCAGGCAGTAGTCATTAGTTTACTAGAACGCGCGATCCCCTTCCCTTTCGCCTTCGCACCAGGCGCAAAGCTCGGACTGGCAAACATCATTACATGTATCTCCCTTTATACACTTAGAACCAAAGATACATTGATGATTATCTGTATACGCCTCGTTCTTGCCACCCTTTTAGGCGGTAGTTTATCCACTTTTTTATATAGTGCAGCTGGAGCGATTCTTAGTTTTTTAGGCATGTGGCTTGTACAAAAATTAGGACCTAAACGTGTAAGTATTATCGGAGTTAGTACAGCTGGTGGTATCTTACATAACGTTGGACAGTTGATGGTTGCAAGTTTTATTGCTGGCTCATGGAATGTCATGTTATATCTTCCGGCTCTTTCATTTATTGGTATTTTATCAGGTATTGCGATTGGTATTGCCGCCAATTACTTACTTCAAAATGTACAAACACTCCGCAACTTTTTTGAAGCAAAGCAAGCTTTAAATAAATAATGCGAAAAAGGAGTTTCATTATGCGACTTCATCCGATGTGGGAAAATTATCCTGCACTTCAAAAAGATTTGCAAGACGTTTTAATAACAATCGAAAAAAACATTCAAATTCGTGATAAGAATGTTGAAAAAAACATTAAAAATCTCATCCATGCTGGTGGCAAACTACTGCGTCCTGCTTATGCACTTCTTTCTGCTCAAATCGGACCTGATTATGACCACGATCGTGCAATTTCTGTTGCAGCTGCGCTTGAAGTTTTACATATGGCTACACTTATTCATGATGACGTCGTTGATGAGTCGCCAATTAGACGCGGAGAACCTACACTGCATACGCTTTATGGCAACAATTATGCCGTCTATACTGGAGATTATTTGTTCTGCGTTTGCTTCAAAATTCTTTCCAAGTACGCTGATTCAATGAATGACATTGAATTCAACAGCAAAAATATCGAAAAGATTCTAATAGGTGAACTCAATCAAATGCGTACACGTTATCAAACAAGTGTCACGGTTCGCGAATATTTAACAAGAATTTCTGGAAAAACAGCACAGCTTTTCGCATTAAGCTGCTATTCTGGTGCAAAAAGTAGTCAAGCCAGTCACGCGCTCGTCGCTAAATCATGGAATCTCGGCCATTATCTTGGAATGGCTTTTCAAATTATTGATGACGTACTTGATTATACAAGCACCTATACAAGTCTTGGCAAACCAGTATTAAATGATGTTAAACAGGGTGTCTATTCACTGCCACTAATCTATGCCATGCAAGGCCACCATGCTGAATTCGCTCCTTTACTCACAAAAAAAGCTGCTCTAGGTCAGCAAGATTTAATTAGACTTACCGATTTAGTCACTCATTATCAAGGTGTCGAGCAATCTTTTGCTCTTGCTAGTAAATATACAAAAAAAGCTTTAAAAACGATCAAACAGCTTCCAAGCGGTCCACACAAAGATTTACTTTATGAAGTCACTTCCCAAATCTTAACCAGATCAATTTAAGCAAAAATTGACATTAGCTGGGCTTTTCCTGTAAAATTTACTTATTATGAAAACAAAAGATCAAAACAAATACCAAATGATCATAAAAGAAGCCACACGTCTTTTAGTAGAAAATGGTGTCGAGTATTTTTCCACTACAAAAGTAGCCAAAGCAGTAGGTATTTCGCAATCAAATATCTATATTTATTTTGCAAACAAACAGGATTTAATTCTCCAAGTTTTTCAGTATCATATCCATGAAATGAGCGTCTATGTCAGTAAATCTTTATCAGAAAAAAGCTCAATGGCTGAGAATTTAAGAAATAATATTAAAGCGCTCATTGCTTTTTCGCTAAAACACCCTGAGTCCATCGAAATCATTGAACTCATCAAACACACACATTCCCTTGACCTTGATTTGAAGAAAAAACAAACAGATAAAGCCAATCAAAAAATCCAAGACTTGCTACAACTCGGAATTGAAACTGGCGAATTTAGACAGATTAATATTAATGTTTTGCGTACATTAATCATGTCTACTACTTATAATTATATTCATGCGTTAAAGAGCGGCTGGTATACTCAAACAGAAGTTACAGCTGATCAGATCACTGAATTAATAGTAGCTGCCATTTTAATCTAAAAAAATGAGAACATCAAGAGTTTGTTTAATCAACGTCATAATTCAGCAAAAGCACCATGATTCGCAGATTGTGATAAAAGATTAGTATAGTACAAAAAGAAATGGAGAAAAATTAAAAATGAATTTATCTGTTATTGTACCTTGTTTTAACGAAGAAGATGCCATACCTATTTTTTTTGATGAGGTAGAAAATATAAAAGAACAGTTACCTGTATCTGTCGATTATATATTTATAAACGATGGCTCCACTGATAATACACTGACAGTATTACAGCAATTAAGTAAAGAAAACAGTCACGTGCATTACTGCTCATTTTCCAGAAACTTCGGGAAAGAAGCTGCCTTATATGCCGGCTTATTAAAAGCTAAAGGTGACCTGGTTACCGTGATGGACGTCGATTTACAAGATCCGCCAGAATTATTGATTGAAATGTACGAAAAGATCCAAGATAAAAATATTGATTGTGTTGCAACAAGGCGCTCGACTAGAACTGGCGAACCAAAAATACGCAGCTTTTTTGCAAGAATGTTTTATAAAATCATCAATCGTATTGGCCATGCAGAAATGATTGATGGTGCAAGAGATTTTCGGCTGATGACCCGACAAATGGTTGATGCTATTTTAGAAGTGACTGAATATAATCGGTTTTCCAAAGGGATCTTTTCTTGGGTAGGCTTTAACACGATTTATATCTCTTATGAAAATCGAGAAAGGGTAGCTGGAGAGACAAGTTGGAGTTTTTGGAAGCTATTTTCTTATAGCATTGATGGGCTGGTTAATTTTTCAGAAGCACCACTGAACTTTGCTTCTGTATTAGGGGCGGTTTCATTTATTTCCTCGCTTGTTGCATTTTTATTTATTATTATCAGAACGCTAGTTTTTGGGGATCCGACAAGTGGCTGGCCTTCGCTTGTTGCAATTATTCTTGCAGTAGGTGGCATTCAGCTTCTTTCAATCGGCATTATCGGCAAATATATCGCCAAAATTTTCTTAGAAACAAAAAGAAGACCAAATTTTATTATCAGAGAAGAGAGCAACAAGAAATCCTCTTAAATAAATTATTTTTTTGTAAAAACTACTTTTTTAGAAATAATGTAGTTCAAGATAATCGCTAAGATCTGAACAATTAACGCAAAGATCAATTCGTTTATTAGAAATGGACTGCCAAAATACTTTTTTATCGTTCCAAAAGAAAATAAACCAACTGAGTAATCAATATTATTCAGCTTCAAGATCTTAATAAAAAAAGCAGAGAATTTTTCAACAGCAAAATAGGTAATGAAAACATCTAAAAGCAATACAAACATCCTTCCCATTACAAAAACCGAAAACTGTTTTAAAATAACAACCCACTGTATACTAACATCTCTAAATACTAGAATTTTATTCGTTACAAAGGCAAAGATAATAGAGAGCGATTGAGCAATAATAACAGCTAACATAGAGCTCCCACTAAGATTCACCGTTACAAATCGAGCAACAAAATAAACGAGTGTTGTTAAAATACCAAAAAGCAAATATAGCAATAATTCTTTTTTCATGCTTATATAAACTTCCTTTCAAATTTCAGCTTATTCGTATTTTATCACACAATCTTTAGTTTTCCACAGTAAAAAAACACGAAGATAGTGGATGGGTTTCCTGTTCACTATCTTCGTGTTTTAAAAATACTGTTTTCCTGTGATTAAGATGAATAATAAAACCGCTGTGAAAAAAACCGATATCAAAATAAATAACCATGCAATGAAACTACGGCCTTTGTGGCTTGTTTTCGAATTTAATAATCCCATTCCTATAAATGCACAGAATATCGCAATAAACGCGCCTTGGTTGTTAGTAAATATTAAAAATTCTTGCATAGACTCCTCCAATAACCGATATTTATCATATTAATCCATCCCACTAATTCATTTGTTCTTCGTTCGTATTCATATTAAGCTGCTACATTTAATACCGGTAATGAGATAATAATTTTAAAAGCTAATTTTTTTATTTACTTTCCAATATTCAATAAAGTACACTAATAATTATAAAACGATAAGATAAAAAAAGAGGCTGGGACAATCATTGTTATCCCAGCCTCTTTTCAAATAGCTTAGTTCATTATTTTTTTAAGTTATAAAAAGCATTAATGCCGCGATATACAGCAAGATCTTGTAAGTTATCTTCAATGCGTAGTAATTGGTTATATTTAGCAACACGATCTGTACGTACTGGAGCACCTGTTTTGATTTGACCAGCATTTGTTGCAACAGCAATGTCAGCGATTGTAGAATCTTCGGTTTCACCAGAGCGGTGAGAAATTACTGCTGTGTAACCAGCTTGTTTAGCCATTTCGATAGCGTCTAACGTTTCAGTAAGTGTACCGATTTGGTTAACTTTGATTAGAATAGAATTAGCGATACCCTTTTCGATACCTTGTTCTAGTTTTTCAGTGTTGGTTACGAATAAATCGTCACCTACTAATTGAACTTTTTTACCGATACGGTCTGTTAGTAATTTGAAACCGTCCCAGTCATTTTCGTCTAAACCATCTTCAATAGAGGCGATTGGGTACTTGTTCACTAGATCTTCATACCAAGTAACCATTTCTTCAGAAGTACGAGTCACGCCTTCACCTTTAAGTTCATATTTACCAGTTTCACGGTTATAGAACTCAGAAGATGCTGCATCCATTGCAATTTTTACTTCATCCCCTGGTTTGTAACCAGCAGCTTTAATCGCTTCAATAATGACTTCAATCGCTTCTTCATTTGATGATAAGTTTGGTGCAAATCCGCCTTCATCACCTACACCTGTATTAAGGCCTTTGTCTTTAAGAACTTTTTTAAGCGCGTGAACAATTTCAGCTCCCATACGTAAAGCTTCTTTAAAGTTAGGAGCACCAACTGGCATAACCATGAATTCTTGTACGTCAACATTGTTATCCGCGTGTTCTCCACCATTTAAGATATTCATCATTGGTACTGGAAGAACTTTCGCATTTGTTCCACCGATGTATTCATATAAATGAACGCCCAGTTCGTCAGCAGCAGCACGAGCAGCAGCTAAAGAAACACCTAGGATAGCGTTAGCGCCTAATTTACCTTTGTTTGGTGTCCCATCAAGATCGATCATTGCTTTATCAAGCCCGATTTGATCAGTTACATCAAAGCCGATAATTTTATCCGCAATAACGTCATTTACATTTTCTACAGCTTTTAAAACGCCTTTACCTAAATAACGATCTTTATCGCCGTCACGTAATTCTACAGCTTCATATTCACCAGTAGAAGCGCCACTTGGTACAAGCGCACGACCAAATGCACCGGCTTCTGTATAAACTTCTACCTCAACAGTTGGATTACCACGGGAATCAAGGACTTCACGTGCATAAACTTCAGTAATAATTGACATTAAAATTCTCTCCTTTGTTGGGGCTTCGAATAAAACGAGGTACAGCACCAATATATATGTGAGCAAACATGAACATCTATCCTTCAATACATATCGGGAAGCACTCTCACTTATTCTCATGCCCACATTTCATTATAAGTTTATTGTATCTTTGTTTTTCTAAAAATAAAAGTAAAAATGTCTTTATTCTTTAATTAAAGTTTCGCCAGTCATTTCAGCTGGTTTTTTCACACCTAAAAGGCCAAGCATGGTTGGTGCCACATCGGCAAGTCGACCGTCCGAACGCAGTGTTGCACCTTTTTTGGTAACAATAACTGGTACAGGAACTGTTGTATGGGCTGTGTGTGGCTTTCCTTCTGGTGTTGACATTGTTTCTGAATTACCGTGGTCAGCAAAAATTATCGCAGAGCCGCCTTTTTCAAGGATTAAATCAACCACGCGGCCAAGATTTTCATCAACGGCTTCAATGGCTTTGATTGTTGGCTCTAACATACCTGAATGTCCAACCATATCAGGGTTAGCAAAGTTTAAAATAATTGCATCATGTTTATCTTCTTGAATGTCTTTAACCAACGCATCGGTTACTTCATATGCACTCATTTCTGGCTGAAGGTCGTACGTTTCAACTTTTGGTGAATTAATCAGAATTCGGTTTTCACCTGGAAATTCTTCATTTCGACCACCATTCATAAAGAAAGTCACATGCGGGTATTTTTCAGTTTCAGCAATGCGCAGTTGTGCTAATCCTTCATTTGAAAGAACTTCACCAATAACATTTTTCATTTCAATCGGTTCAAAAGCAACTTCAGCATCAATGCTTGGATTATAAAGTGTCATCGTCACAAACTTAACGTTTTTAGGATGTTTAGCTCCGCGATCGAAATGTTCCCATTCTTTATCCGTAAAAGCATTGGATAATTGGATTGCTCTGTCAGGACGGAAGTTAAAGAAAATAACAGCGTCATTATCTTTAATTGTTGCCGCCTGTGCATCATCTTTTGCGATAACAGCCGGGACAACAAATTCATCCGTTTTATTATCTTTATATGACGCTTCAATAAGCTCTAGTGGATCAGCGAATTTTTCACCTTCGCCATAAGCGATTGCTCGGTAGGCTTTTTCCACACGTTCCCATCGCTTATCACGATCCATTGCATAAAAGCGTCCAGAAATCGTAGCGATATGGCCATAATTTAATTGCTGAATGGCTTCTTGTAGCTGTTTGATGTAAGCTTGTGCCGATTGCGGCGGCACATCACGACCATCAAGAAACGCATGGATATAGACATTTTTTACACCTTTATCTTTTGCGGTTTCAAGAAGAGCCGTTAAATGGTTAATATGGCTATGCACGCCCCCATCAGACAGAAGCCCAAATAAGTGTAGATCTGAATCATGTTCTTTTGTATAGTTAAATGCGTTATTAAGAGCTTTATTTTCCTGGAATTCGCCTTCTTCAATCGCTTTATCAATACGCGTTAAGCTTTGATACACAATCCGGCCAGCGCCAATGTTTGTATGCCCAACTTCAGAATTACCCATTTGTCCTTCTGGAAGACCCACATCAAGCCCAGATGCTTTAAGTTCACTATGTGGAAATTCACTCCAGTAGCGATCAAAATTAGGCTTATTTGCTTGAGCTACTGCATTACCAACTGTCTCATTTCGAAGTCCAAAACCGTCCAGAATAATAATTGCAACAGGAGATTTACTCATTTATTTAACTGCCTCCAATAATGCTAAGAAAGAATCGGGCTCTAAGCTTGCGCCGCCTACAAGAGCACCATCAATATCAGATTCACGCATGTACTCAGCGATATTTTCTGGTTTTACGCTACCGCCATATTGAATACGAAGAGATTCCGCTGCTTCTTTAGAAAAGCTTTCCGCAACCTCAGCACGAATAACTGCACATGTTTCATTCGCATCTTTACTTGTAGAAGATTTACCAGTCCCAATTGCCCAGATTGGCTCATAAGCAATGACTGTTTGCTTCACTTGTTCTTCGGTTAATCCTTGAAGCGCAGCATGAATTTGGCCACGTACCCAAGAATTCGTCTCACCTGCTTCGCGTTGTTCTAAAGTTTCCCCGCAGCAAATGATTGGTGTCATGCCATGCTTGAAAATGGCATGTGCTTTTTTATTAATATCTTCGTCTGTTTCATGGAAATACTCACGACGCTCAGAATGTCCAATGATTACATAAGATACGCCTAAATCAGCTAGCGCAAGTGGACTAATTTCTCCAGTATAAGCACCCTCGTCCGCAAAGTAGCAGTTCTGAGCGGCAACTTTTAAATCCGTTCCTTCTGTTAAACGGCTTAAATCGCGTAAGAAAAGTGCTGGAGAAGCAACAACAGACTCAACTAGATCTTTAGCAGGAATTTTGCCTTTTACTTCTTCAACAAATTCAGCCGCTTTAGCAGCTGTTTTATTCATTTTCCAGTTACCAGCAATAATTGGTTTACGCATAAAATCAAACTTCCTTTCAGATTTATTTTATTTATCGGAAATAGCTGCAACGCCTGGTAGCTCTTTACCTTCTAAATATTCTAAGGAAGCACCGCCACCTGTAGAAATGTGCGTGAATTTATCAGCGAAACCAAGCTGCATTGCTGCTGCCGCTGAATCTCCACCACCGATAATTGTTGTCGCATCTTTTAAATCAGCAATTGCTTTGCATACACCAATTGTACCTTTAGCAAAATTGCTCATTTCAAACACGCCCATTGGTCCATTCCAAATAACTGTTTTGGCGCCTTGAAGTTGTTCTGTAAAAAGCTTGATGGTTTTTTCACCAATATCAAGACCTTCTTCATCAGCCGGAATCTCATCAGAGGAAACGGTATGGTATGGTACATCATTGCTAAATTCTTTCGCAACGACTGTATCAATTGGTAAAACAAGTTTGTCACCAGCTTTTTCCATTAAGCTCTTAGCAAGGTCCACTTTATCTTTTTCAAGTAATGAAATCCCTACTTCATAGCCCTTAGCTTTCATGAATGTGTACGCCATTCCTCCGCCAATTAATAACTTATCAGCTTTTTCAAGTAAGTTTTCAATAACGCCAATTTTATCGGAAACCTTAGCTCCACCAAGAATAGCAACAAGTGGACGATCAGGGTTTTCAACAACACCGCCGATGAACTTGATTTCTTTTTCCATTAAGAAGCCAGCTGCTGATTCAAGATGTGATGCAATGCCAACATTTGACGCATGCGCACGGTGAGCTGTACCAAAAGCGTCATTAACAAATACGTCTCCAAGACTTGCCCAGTATTTACCAAGTTCTGGATCATTGCCGCTTTCTTTCTTCCCATCAATATCTTCAAAACGCGTATTTTCAAAAAGAAGGACATCTCCGTCTTTCATTTCGTTAATCGCATGTTCAAGTTCTGCTCCACGTGTTACTGGCACGAATTTCACTTCTTTGCCAAGCAGTTCACTGAGGCGTTCTGCAACCGGGCGAAGCGACTTATCTTTCTTATCTTCTTCCGTTTTTACTTTACCAAGGTGTGAAAATAAGATGGCTTTGCCGTTTTGCTCAATAATATATTTGATGGTAGGGAGTGCAGCCACAATGCGGTTATCGTTTGTAATTTCTCCGTCTTTCATTGGTACATTAAAGTCAACGCGGACAAGTACTTTTTTGTCATTTAAATTTAAATCAGTCACTACTTTTTTAGCCATGTTATAGCCTCCTGTTTCGGAAAACAGGCGGAAACAAGTGATTGTCTCCGCCTATTCGTTTATTTATTTAGTTCGAACTTATTATTTTAATAATTTAGCGAAGTATTGTAATGTGCGAACCAATTGAGCAGTATAGCTCATTTCATTATCGTACCAAGAAACAGTTTTAACCAATTGTTTGTCGCCAACAGACATTACTTTTGTTTGTGTTGCATCAAAGAATGAACCAAAAGTGATACCTTTAATATCAGAAGAAACAAGTTCATCACTTGTATACCCGAAGCTATCAGGATCGCTTGCTTTTTCCATTGCTGCATTTACTTCTTCAACAGTTACTGGTTTGTTAAGGACCGTTACAAGTTCAGTCAAAGAGCCAGTTGCAACTGGTACACGTTGAGCAGATCCATCTAATTTACCTTTAAGGTTTGGAAGTACTTCACCGATTGCTTTTGCAGCACCAGTTGAATTAGGAACAATATTTTCAGCTGCAGCACGAGCACGGCGGAAATCACCTTTTGGATGTGGGCCATCAAGTGTCATTTGGTCACCTGTATAAGCGTGGATTGTTGTCATAAGGCCTTCAACAATTCCAAAGTTATCATCTAAAGTTTGAGCCATAGGAGCTAAACAGTTTGTTGTACAGCTTGCACCAGAAATGACTGTTTCAGTTCCATCAAGTGTTTCATGGTTAACATTGAATACGATTGTTTTCATATCGCCAGTTGCAGGTGCTGAAATAACAACTTTTTTAGCACCAGCTTTAAGATGAAGTTCTGCTTTTTCTTTTGAAGTAAAGAAACCAGTACATTCAAGAACGATATCAACACCTAACTCGCCCCATGGTAATTCTTCTGGATTGCGGTTAGCAAGTACTTTTACTTCTTTACCATTTACTTTGAAGAAGCCATCATGCACTTCAACTTCGCTATTAAAGCGACCTTGAGTTGTATCATATTTTAATAAATGTGCTAACATTTTAGCATCAGTTAAGTCATTGATTGCAACAACTTCAATTCCTTCTACTTCTTGAATACGACGGAAAGCTAAACGTCCAATACGTCCAAAACCATTAATACCAACTTTAACTGTCATAAGTCATTTTCCTCCTTGAAAATAAGTGAAATTTTTTATTTCAAAAGGGTTTTACTCCCTTTTAAAAGCTTAAGTGCGGCTCCTTCGTCTGTAATTAAAATTGTGTTGTTTGGAGCACTTTTCATGTATGATTTGATCGCTTTGGCTTTTGATGCCCCACCCGCTACTGCAATAATATGTGGAATTCTAGCTAAATCTTCAAATTGCAGACCAAATGTCGAAACTTTATGCACTACTTCGCCCTGTTCATTAAAATAATAGCCAAATGCTTCCCCCACAGCAGAGAGATCAGTAATTTTTTTAATAACCTCTTCGCCTGTATGCCGCCTTTTCGCCATAGTAAGCGCATCACCAATGCCATGAACAATCACATTTGCTGATTGAACAAGCTGCAAGCCTTCTTGAATTGTAGGTTCTTTTAAAAGTGAACGATAAGCCTCTTCACCAAGCTGCTCGGGTACATAAAGCACACGATGTTTTGTTCCTGTCTTCGTTGCTAATTTGTCACAAATGGTATTGGCTTGATTATCTAAATCTTCACCAATCCCACCTCGTCCTGGGACGAAAAGTAGTTCTCTGCCTTTTGCAAAGTTTGATGTCATCATCTCAGCTAATGTCGCCATTGTTGATCCACCCATGACAGCAACAATATTCCGCTTTTCTGTCAGTGCACCGTCAAGTTCTTTAACAGCAACACGCCCCAATTCTTCACGAACCCATGGCGCTTCGTCACTATTTCCTTGTACGACAAGGCACTTTTCGATTTGAAGTTTTTTAGCTAGTTTTACTTCTAGTGAATGTAGTCCTGAAAGTTGATTCATAATTCCTTCTAAATCACGAAATACAGCGAGTCCTTCTTTTGTAACTGTCATGCCAGAAGATGCAATATCTACTAGTCTCTGCGTTTTTAAGAATTCAACTTCGCTGCGCAAGACTCTTTCACTCATACCAAGCATGCTAGCAAGTGTCCTCCTACCAACAGGTTCTGCAAAATAAATGGAGCGCAAAATCTGATAGCGTTTTTGCATGATCTTCAAAACGTCGGGTAATAGTTTTTTTTGAATGTTGATTAAGTCAGACATTTAAATTGCTCCTCACCAATCAGGACGTCATCCGACCCACTTAGTCGTTCCATGTCCCGTTAAAACTAAAAAAAGTAGAGATACGGGAATTTTAATTTGAATGAAGCTACGACGCACAGCTTCCTATTCTCATTTTTGCCCTTTTCTCTTTTGATTATTGCTGATGAAGTTAATCGCTATACTTTCACTTACCCTACATTGTTCATTGTAACAGCAATATCTTTTTTCTTCAAGTATTTAAACGGACATTTTTAAAACCTTATTCAAAAGCTCTAGTATTCTATTCCACTTAGAATTAGCATGTAAACATTTCATTTTTTAAATGCTTACAGCTAATGATCAAGATATCTCATCATAGCGTTTTCGTTTAGAAGAAGCTGGGATCTTTAATTCCGACCGATACTTAGCAATCGCCCGGCGAGAAACTGCAATTTTTTTCTGAGCAAGCAGATCCACGATGTTTTGATCAGATAGTGGTTTAGCTTTATTTTCCTGACTTACGAATTCAGCAATAAGCATCTTAACACCTGCGCTTGAAACCTCTTCTAATGTATGCTCATCTTTTCTTGTTAGGCTAGATGTAAAAAATGCTTTAAGCTCAAAAATCCCCTGTGAAGTCTCAATGTACTTGCCATTTACAGCAC
This DNA window, taken from Listeria sp. PSOL-1, encodes the following:
- a CDS encoding sugar-binding transcriptional regulator, which codes for MSDLINIQKKLLPDVLKIMQKRYQILRSIYFAEPVGRRTLASMLGMSERVLRSEVEFLKTQRLVDIASSGMTVTKEGLAVFRDLEGIMNQLSGLHSLEVKLAKKLQIEKCLVVQGNSDEAPWVREELGRVAVKELDGALTEKRNIVAVMGGSTMATLAEMMTSNFAKGRELLFVPGRGGIGEDLDNQANTICDKLATKTGTKHRVLYVPEQLGEEAYRSLLKEPTIQEGLQLVQSANVIVHGIGDALTMAKRRHTGEEVIKKITDLSAVGEAFGYYFNEQGEVVHKVSTFGLQFEDLARIPHIIAVAGGASKAKAIKSYMKSAPNNTILITDEGAALKLLKGSKTLLK
- the pgk gene encoding phosphoglycerate kinase; its protein translation is MAKKVVTDLNLNDKKVLVRVDFNVPMKDGEITNDNRIVAALPTIKYIIEQNGKAILFSHLGKVKTEEDKKDKSLRPVAERLSELLGKEVKFVPVTRGAELEHAINEMKDGDVLLFENTRFEDIDGKKESGNDPELGKYWASLGDVFVNDAFGTAHRAHASNVGIASHLESAAGFLMEKEIKFIGGVVENPDRPLVAILGGAKVSDKIGVIENLLEKADKLLIGGGMAYTFMKAKGYEVGISLLEKDKVDLAKSLMEKAGDKLVLPIDTVVAKEFSNDVPYHTVSSDEIPADEEGLDIGEKTIKLFTEQLQGAKTVIWNGPMGVFEMSNFAKGTIGVCKAIADLKDATTIIGGGDSAAAAMQLGFADKFTHISTGGGASLEYLEGKELPGVAAISDK
- the tpiA gene encoding triose-phosphate isomerase; its protein translation is MRKPIIAGNWKMNKTAAKAAEFVEEVKGKIPAKDLVESVVASPALFLRDLSRLTEGTDLKVAAQNCYFADEGAYTGEISPLALADLGVSYVIIGHSERREYFHETDEDINKKAHAIFKHGMTPIICCGETLEQREAGETNSWVRGQIHAALQGLTEEQVKQTVIAYEPIWAIGTGKSSTSKDANETCAVIRAEVAESFSKEAAESLRIQYGGSVKPENIAEYMRESDIDGALVGGASLEPDSFLALLEAVK
- the gap gene encoding type I glyceraldehyde-3-phosphate dehydrogenase, translating into MTVKVGINGFGRIGRLAFRRIQEVEGIEVVAINDLTDAKMLAHLLKYDTTQGRFNSEVEVHDGFFKVNGKEVKVLANRNPEELPWGELGVDIVLECTGFFTSKEKAELHLKAGAKKVVISAPATGDMKTIVFNVNHETLDGTETVISGASCTTNCLAPMAQTLDDNFGIVEGLMTTIHAYTGDQMTLDGPHPKGDFRRARAAAENIVPNSTGAAKAIGEVLPNLKGKLDGSAQRVPVATGSLTELVTVLNKPVTVEEVNAAMEKASDPDSFGYTSDELVSSDIKGITFGSFFDATQTKVMSVGDKQLVKTVSWYDNEMSYTAQLVRTLQYFAKLLK